A stretch of DNA from Maridesulfovibrio sp.:
TCCTCCTTTTTTAATGAAAAATATTCCAAATGCAGGACGACATGGGTTAGTATGCTCGGAACAAAAGACAAGGAGAAGCGCATGTTCAGAAAAATCACCTCACTTACCAGTTTTTTTTCCATCATCGTACTGACCATAACCAGCATAGTCCTATACATAGTTCCGCATGGACGGGTGGCCTACTGGGCAGACTGGACCCTGCTGGGTCTGAGCAAAGACCAGTGGGGCGACATACATATCTGCACCGGGGTACTTTTCCTCGCAGCCTCCATCCTGCACATCTGGCTGAACTGGAAACCGATTATCGCCTACCTCAGGAAGAAGGCCGGAGCAGCCAACTTTTCATCACCGGCTTTTTTCATAAGCCTTGCCATTACCCTGTTCGTTGCCGTCGGGGCCCTTGCGGGTCTGCCGCCCATGCGGCAGGTTCTGGAATTTTCAAGCAGCATCAAAATGAACGGAGAACTTAAATACGGTGCCCCGCCATACGGACACGCGGAACTCAGTTCACTGGCGGTTTTCTGCAAAAGAACCGGGCTGGATGTGCAAAAGGCCGCAGAGTCGCTCAAGAATGCGGGGGTCAAACTCGCTTCTCCGGGTGAAACGATAATTTCCATTGCAGGAAAGGCCGGGATTACACCTAAAGAACTCCATGCAATAATGCTCAAAGATCAGCCCGAGGCGGTGGAAGCGGCTGTTCCTGCCCATGAACCCGGCTCCACCATGAAAAGCGGAAGCGCTGGCGTAACCGGCGGAGGTTCCGGAATCGGGCGCATGTCCCTTGAAATGTACTGCAGCCGGAACAACCTCGATCTTGATACGGCCTTGGGAATACTGAGAGAAAAGGGGGCCGTGGTTGACAAGTCCACCACCATTCGAGAAATTGCCGGAATGCTGGGTCTGAGTTCTCCGCGCGAGATCGGAGCGCTGCTCAACCCTTAAAGATGTAACCAAGCCGTTTAAATGGAATTAAGCTTAAGAAAATCGCATAAACTGCCTCTTACACTGGCTCTCCTGGCCCTGGTACTCCTCGGGGCCGGGAGCCTTTACCTTACCTGGCACAACCTGCGCCAGATGCACCAGACAGTTTTCGAGCACATGCTGCTTTCGGCCCGCTCCATAGCAAGGGGGCTGGATATCCAGTTGGTAGAGGGAGCAAGAAGAATGCGCCGTCCCGGAGGTCCGGGTGGCCCCGGCGGTCCCGGAATGCGCAACAGGCGCATGCCGGAGGCATTGCTTCCTGAAGCCCGGGAACTGTTCAAGGAAATGGTTGCACAGGGCGATCTGCTCTACATCGCCCTTTACGGTCCGGACATGAAGCCGCTGCTGGTGGTGGAACAGGACGACATTAAATTCGACCCTCCGGTCGGGCTGTTCGGGATGATCGACTCCATGCGTGAATCCAGCACCCCGGTCATGATAGGCAACAGACCGGCCCTGCTTTACGGAACAATAGGCCAGCCCATGCTGCTGCGCATCTACGGACATTCCCAGTACAGGATGCTGCCGCCGCAAAGCCAGACCACCTACCTGCTTCTGGGACTCAATGCCGAAAAACATCTGCGCCAGTTCAAACAGTACCGCCGTGCGGCCCTGCTCCAGACCGGATACATATTTCTGGCCGGGTTCGTGCTCTGGCTGCTGGCCGTGGCTTATTTCCAGCGCAGGGAACAGGGCAGCAAACTGACCAGACTCGAAAGCTTTCAGGCAAACCTGCTGGACAACATGCCGGACGGCCTGCTCACCCTGTCCACCGGCGGAACCATACTTGCCGCCAACGGTTCGGCCCATAAACTGCTGGACAGTCCGGCGGATAAAGCTCTGGTCGGAATGAACTGGAACGATTTTTCATATGAAAGTCTGCAGAAGTTCCGCCGGGACAACGTGATCTGGGAACATGCTCTACTGAGCGGGAAAAGTCTGGAATTCATTTTTTTCCCATATTTCGAAAGCATGGACGAAAAACGGACCATGATCATAATCCGTGACCGGACCGATATCGCAGATCTGGAGGAAGACCTCTACGAAGCCAGAAGACTGGCCTCGATAGGCTCTCTGGCTGCCGGAGTGGCCCATGAAATCCGCAACCCACTGAGCTCGCTGCGCGGGTTCGCACAGCTTTTTGCCGACAGGTTTCATGACGAACCGCCCTACGGAACATACGCCACCACCATGCTGCAGGAAGCCGACCGGCTGAACAGGGTCGTCACGGACCTGCTCTACCTGTCCAGACCGCACGACCTTAAACCGGAACAGCTGGACCTGAAGGATCTCTGCGACTCCATGCAGACCCTCATGGGCTTTGACCTTGAACACAAGGGAGCCGAGATTGACACCGGACTGGAAACGGACACGGTCTACGCCGATCCTGACGGAATAAGGCAGGTTATGCTGAATCTTCTGGTAAACAGCCTTGACGCCGTGCCGCAGGATGAGGGACTGATATCCATAAGCGCAAAGGAAAGCGGAAACGGAGTCTGGATAAACATCTGCGACAACGGACCGGGAATGCCCGAAGAAATCCGCAAGCACGCACTTGAGCCGTTCTTCACGGACAAACCCAAGGGAACAGGGCTGGGACTGGCCATAGTCAACACTATCATGCGAGGACACAGCGGCCGCGTGACCATTTCAGGACACGACAACTCGGAACCCAGAACCGGAACCTGCGTGAAACTATTTTTTCCCAATCCCCGCAGTGAGGAATAATTTATGAGCGACAACACCAAAACAGCACTCATTGTGGATGACGAACCGCCACTGCGCATGCTGATACGGGCCGTGCTGGAAGGTGACGGCTGGACAGTGCACGAAGCGGCCTCCGGAGAACAGGCACTTGAAATGGTGACCGGACTGGAACTCAATGCCGCGTTGATCGACATGCGCATGGACGGCATGGACGGCATGGCCCTGCTCAAAGAACTGAACACGATTTTTCCGGGACTCCCGGTCATAATGCTGACCGCGTACGGGAACGTCAACTCTGCTGTTGTGGCCATGAAACAGGGGGCCTTCGACTACCTGACCAAGCCAGCCGACAACGAGGAACTGAAAGCGGTAATGAACAAGGCTCTGGACTACTCAAGGCTGATTGATGAAAATGAGCGGTTGAAATCAGCAGCCGGTGTCGGCGGAGAAATGATCGGCAGCACACGGGGCATGCGCAATGTCAAGGAACTCATTGAACAGGCCGGGCCTTCCGAAGCCACAATCCTTGTGCTTGGAGAATCCGGAACAGGAAAGGAACTGGTGGCCGAAGGACTGCACCGGGCCAGCCTGAGAGCCGACAAACCGCTGATCAAGGTCAACTGTGCGGCTCTCCCGGCAGACCTGCTTGAAAGCGAACTTTTCGGTTACGTTAAAGGGGCCTTTACAGGAGCCAACACCAACAAGCCGGGCCGGTTTCAGCTGGCTTCCGGCGGAACACTGTTTCTGGACGAGATCGGTGAAATGGACCCTGTGCTTCAGGCCAAGATACTGCGGGCACTACAGGAAAAAGTTGTGGAACCGCTGGGCAGTGTCTCTCCGGTGGAAACAGACGTGCGCATAATCGCCGCCACCAACCGCGACCTGAAAAAGGAAGTGGAACAAGGAAATTTCCGCGAAGACCTATACTACCGGTTGAGCGTGCTTGAAATCCGCATCCCCCCCCTGCGCGAAAGGATAGGCGACCTTCCCGCGCTTGCGGCTCATCTGCTTGAAAAGCTCGGCCGCAAGAACAACAAGAAAGTCCGCTCCGTAAGTCCGGCATTTCTGGACTGTCTGGCCCGCTACGACTGGCCGGGCAATGTGCGCGAACTGGAAAACGTGCTTGAACGGGCGATTATACTGAGCCGCAGTGAAATTCTGGGACCGGAACTCCTGCCGCCGCAGGTCCGCAACCATGTTCCGGCCACCGCAGCAAAGCCGGACACAGAACCAGCTCAGGAAACCGAAGATAAAATTTCATCAGTTCCCGGCCCTGGTCCGGCCTCACTGGATGATGCCGAACGTCAGGCTCTTATCGCCGCGCTGGAAGCCAATCAGCACCACCGTGAACGTACTGCCGACGCACTTGGAATCAGCCGCCGGACCCTGCAATACAAACTCAAGAAATACGGCCTGACCCGCCGCTGACCACAAGAAAAATCAGACAGTTAAGATTGTGCCGGATGCACGGCGCAGGCAAAGGCATGGAACGATGCGTAGATAGACATACGTTAGTTTCATGCTTTTTTGCATCAACGCTGCACACAGTACTTTACCAGCAATTTTTCAAGGCCTGAAGCAGGCTGCTTCCCGGCCTTGTTTTCTTTCCGGACAAAATTTTATCCTGCCCTGAATCCTCCGTCATACCAGCCGCTATTATCACCTGTTATCTCTGATACGGGGCGATCGCTCAGCATGATATATTTTTGTCATGATTATATTTCAATTCGTTGATGAATAAGAAAAATTTCAGTATATTCAAAAATTTTTCAATCTTATTTGACACAACAATAGATTTTATCTACCCTAAAAACTTCTGACATATAATTCTAAAACACAAAGCGCAAACATCAAACTCGTTTTTGACCGCTTACCGACAACGGTCAAAAACAAGTTTTTGCTTTGGAAAAACCAGAAATATAGACACTGTTTTTTTTCATTGTAAAAACTGCATTTCCTGCAAGTATCATTAAAGAACACTGTAACACTAACAAACTGCATAGAAAAATGCATTCAGAAGCACACTACTACATTATTATGACAGTTTCCGACACATTGGAAGTCAACCCCGATTCCGCACCGGAAAAAATCCCAGTCCTGCTCTCTTCCTCGCCTGCTGTCAGATCCGGCAATTAGTTTTCACCACAGCTAAGAAAACACGAGGACCGTGTTTAGTTTTAATAAACGGAGAGTTTATGGAAAAAATCCGCGTTGAAAATCTATACAAAATTTTCGGCCCTACCCCCAAAAAAATTATTCCCATGCTTGAAAAAGGGGCAACCAAAGAAGAAATCATGAAAAAAACCCGGCATGGTGTCGGGGTAAACAATGCTTCGTTCTCTGTTGACGAAGGAGAAATCGTGGTGGTCATGGGCCTCTCGGGAAGCGGGAAGTCCACGCTGGTGCGCTGCATAAACAGGCTGATCGAGCCTACCGGAGGCAAGATCTTCATTGACGGTCAGGATATTTCCCGCATCGGGAAGGAAGAGTTGCGCAAGGTCAGACTGGAAAAGCTGGGCATGGTTTTCCAGAATTTCGCCCTGTTCCCCCACCGCACCGTGCTCAAGAACACGGAATACGGCCTGGAAATAGGAAACGTGGACCCGTCAGAACGGAAACAAAAAGCAATGGAAGCGCTTGAGCTTGTAGGGCTGGGCGGCTGGGCGGATTCATATCCGGCACAGCTTTCCGGCGGCATGCAGCAGAGGGTAGGTCTGGCCAGAGCCCTTGCCCTTGACCCGGACATACTGTTGATGGACGAAGCGTTCAGCGCCCTCGACCCGCTGATACGGCGCGACATGCAGGACGAACTGATCAATCTGCAGGAAAGAATGCAGAAGACCATTGTCTTCATCAGCCATGATCTGGATGAAGCTCTCAAAATCGGAGACCGCATAGTCCTCATGAAAAACGGTGAAATAGTGCAGACCGGGACTCCGGAAGAAATTCTGACCGAACCGGCAGATGATTACGTGCGCCGATTCGTGGAGGATGTGGACATCACCAAGGTACTTACCGCCGAATCGGTAATGAAAAAAACCGAGGCCGTAGCATACATCAAGACCGACGGACCTAGAGCAGCGCTTAGAAAAATGCGCAAAAACAATATCTCCAGCCTGTTCGTGCTCAACGAGCACCATCGGCTGATAGGAATAGTAAGCGCAGCGGAATGCGCCGGTCTCGTGGAGAACGGCGGCAAGGATTTGAGAACCGTCATGCGCACTGAATACCAGTCCGTGAACCCGGATACTCCGGCGCAGGAACTCTTCAATATCATGCAGGACCGCATTGCACCTCTGCCGGTCATAGATGAAACCGACAAACTCAAAGGGGTAATCGTCAGGGGAGCACTTATCGGAGCCCTGGCGGAAAGAGGAGGCGACAACGAATGATAATACCAAGAATTCCCGTAGGGGACGCCATAGAAACCGGAATCAATTTTCTGGTGGATCACTGTTCCTTTGCCACCAAGGCTTTCTCGGCAGTGCTGGAATCCGGGCTGGATATAATTGAAACGGCAATGAAAGCATGCCCGCCGTGGCTGCTCATCATACTGATCGGCCTGCTGACATGGCGGCTGGCAAAAAGCAAGCGCACTGCGATTTTCTCCATGGCCGGACTGCTGCTCATCTGGAACATGGGGCTTTGGAAAGCCACTGTCAGCACCATCTCTCTGGTCATTGTCTCAACCCTTCTGGCACTCATGATCGGCATTCCGGTCGGCATACTGGCGGCCATGAACCGTTATGTCCACAAAACGGTCATGCCTGTGCTGGACGTGATGCAGACCATGCCCGCCTTTGTCTACCTTATCCCGGCTATTCCCTTTTTCGGGCTTGGAAAGGTGGCGGCCATATTTTCAACAATAATCTTTGCCATGCCTCCAGCCATCCGGCTGACCTGTCTAGGCATAAAACAGGTTCCGGAAGAACTGGTGGAGTGCGCCGAGGCTTTCGGCTCAACACGCTGGCAGAGACTGGTCAAACTTGAACTGCCCATCGCCACCCCGACCATTATGGCCGGAGTAAACCAGACCGTCATGCTGGCCCTTTCCATGGTTGTTATCGCCGCCATGATCGGAGCCAAAGGGCTTGGCGGAGAGGTCTGGAAAGCGATTCAGCGTTTGCAGATGGGCAAGGGATTCGAGGCCGGAATTGGCATTGTCATCGTGGCCATGATCATGGACCGCGTATTACAGAAAATAGGCTCCGGCAAAACAGGCCGGAACTAAAAAACAAACGGGAGACTCCAATGAAAAGACTTTTCACCCTTATCCTTGCTGCCCTGCTTGTCGCGGCTTTTGCCGTACCTTCCTTTGCCGGAGACAAGAAAAAGGTCAAACTGGCATATGTGGAATGGGACTGCGCAACAGCCACTACCAACGTCATCAAGGCTGTTCTGGAAGAGCGCATGGGTTACGAATGCGAGATCATCCCAGTGGCTGCCGCGGCCATGTGGCAGGCCGTCGGCACCGGCGATGTGGACGGAATGGCTACCGCGTGGCTGCCGGTTACGCATGCGGATTACCTGAAACGGGTCCAGAAAGACGTTGTAAACCTCGGCCCGATAGTATCCGGCGCCAAACTGGGCTGGGCTGTTCCCGCGTATGTTACGGTTGATTCCATTGCCGACCTGAACAAGTATGCCGACAAATTCGATGGAAAAATCATCGGAATTGACCCCGGTGCCGGGCTGATGAAACTCTCCGAAGACGCAATGGCAGCATACGGCCTGGACAAATTTGAACTCATGGAAGGTTCCGGCGCAACAATGACCGCAGCCCTCAACGATGCCATTAAAAACAACAAATGGGTCGTGGTCACCGCATGGTCACCGCACTGGATGTTCGGCCGCTGGGACCTCAAATATCTCAAGGACCCCAAGAAGATTCTCGGCGAGGAAGAAACCATAAACACGGTTGTCCGCAAAGGTCTCAAGAAGGATATGCCCAAGGTATACAGCTTCCTCGACAAATTCGCCTGGAAAGACGCCGGCCAGCTCCAGATGGTCATGGCCTGGAACCAGGAAAAGGGAGCCGATCCTTATGAAAACGCAAAACGTTTCATCAGGGAAAACAAGGCGCAGGTAGACTCCTGGCTCAAATAAGACTCCTTGTATGAAAATAAAAACCCCGCTGCTCCTGTGGCGGGGTTTTTATTTTTTATTCTGCCGGGAAAAACAGATTTGGAATAATACGACTGTAATCGTGTGACAAATTGTCCCGGGCAACCTGCCGGGCAGGTTTGACAACGGTGCCTAAAGGTCGTACTTGAGCCTGCATACCAAATGGAGGATTTACCATGTACGACAAAGTCGAAGCCGCACTGGAAAAAGTCAGGCCCTTATTGCAGGCCGACGGCGGCAACGTTGAACTCGTTGAGGTAACTGACAAAGGCATAGCCAAAGTCCGCATGCAGGGCGCATGCAAGGGCTGCCCCATGTCCCAGATCACTCTGAGAAACGCCATTGAACGCACGTTGCTCAAGGAGATACCTGAACTGAAAGGCGTGGAGCCCGCCGAATAAAAATTATCCGGCCGGGGCTGCCGGTCCCGGCCGGAGGCGTATAGCCGAGAGCACTCCAGAACCAGTCGGGTTCAGCACCGAAAACCGCCATCCAAGGCGGATTTTTTTGCTTCCGGCCCAGCGGACAGATAAATTTTCGCCCCGCCGGACAGGATCGTCCCTTGGGGAACAGGGATTTTTACCCTATTCTTTTCCCGGCTCAAACAGAAAAACAACCACATGTTTATTCCAGTCATTATACGACATGGCCGGAAACCTTCGGCAAGCTGCCGGTAAACAGGAACATGCGGCAAATTATATTTCAGGAGAAACCATCATGGCAAAAACCGTAACCCGCTTCGCTCCGAGCCCCACCGGGCACCTGCATATCGGCGGAGCCCGTACTGCCCTTTTCGCATGGCTGCTGGCCAGACACAACGGCGGAGAATTCGTCCTGCGCATAGAAGACACCGACCGCCAGCGTTCCACTCAGGAGTATACGGACGCCATCCTGGCCTCCATGAAATGGCTGGGCATGGACTGGTCCGGGGAACCTGTCTACCAGAGCGATAGATTTGATATTTACAACGGGTACATCGACAGGCTGCTTGAAGAAGGCAAGGCCTACTGGTGCGACTGCACCCCGGAACAGGTTGACGCCATGCGCGAAAAAGCCATGCAGGAAAAACGTAAACCCAAATATGACGGTTCCTGCCGTGAAAAAAATCTCGGCCCCGGTGAAAACAGGGTCGTACGCTTCAAGGCGCCTCTTGATGGACGCACCTCCTTTACCGACATGATCAAGGGCCCCATCAGCATCGAAAATGCCGAAATGGACGACATGATTCTGCGCCGCTCGGACGGTTCTCCTACCTACAACCTCGCCGTTGTGGTGGATGACCACACCATGGGTGTTACCGATGTGCTGCGCGGTGACGACCACGTCAACAATACCCCGCGCCAGATACTGCTGTATCAGGCCCTTGGATGGGACATCCCGAATTTCGGCCACGTTCCCATGATCCTCGGCCCCGACAAGAAAAAGCTTTCCAAGCGTCACGGTGCCCTCTCGGTCATGGAATATGAAAAAATGGGCTACCTGCCCGAAGCCGTGGTCAACTATCTGGTACGGCTGGGCTGGTCTCACGGCGACCAGGAAATTTTCTCCCGTGATGAGCTTATCAAGCTTTTCAACACCGACAGTCTCGGCAACTCCCCTTCCGTATTCGATACGAAAAAGCTCGACTGGCTTAACAGCGAATACATCAAGTCCAAGGCCCCCGCGGAACTGATTGAGGGCATGCGTTCCTTCCTGCCGGAAGACACTGCCGCGGAAGACGCTTATCTGGAAAAGATCATCCCCCTGCTCCAGCCGCGTGCCGGGAATTACAGGGAAATGGCCGAAATGAGTGACTTTTTCCTCACCACTGCAGCAAATATGGAATATGACCAGGCCGCAGTGACCAAGGTTTTCACCCCCGAAGCAATTGAAATTCTGAAGGAACTTACCGCACTCATAGCAGCGGACGCAGAGTTCAGCCATGATTCCCTTGAAGCTGTATGCAAAGGCTACCTGGAAGAAAAAGGACTCAAATTCAAGGCCATCGGACAGCCAGTACGTCTGGCCCTGTGCGGCCGCACCCAGTCCCCCGGCGGACTCTATGATCTTATGCTTGTCATGGGCAAAGAGGAAACCGTTGCCCGCCTGGAAAGGGCTTTATCGCTGGTCTGATTACCGGGACTTGGACAGCTTGAAGATTCTACCAGATTGACCATCGGGCAGACCTTGATACTGCCGGTGAACCGGGATCGGATATAATCCTTGCTTCCCGCAGAAACTAAAAAAAATATCAAATAAAAAACTCCGCACACCGATCAGGTATGCGGAGTTTTTTGTGGTCCATTGATCTTTTTATTCAACAGCTTCCTGTGGAAAGTATTTGTCCTTGAGCTTAAGCCATGTCCCATCCTGTTTCAGGGAATCAAAGGCAGCCTGCCACCGGGCAACTACTCCATCCGGCACAGTTGTGGCAAATGCTATATAAATGGAAACAAAAGTTACCGGTGGCCCAACCCGCTCATAATCTGCCGGATTGAGGTCGCTGTTCAAATGCATAAATTGTGATATGGCCTTTTCCCCCATTGGGACGAGGTCCACTCTCCCGCGGACAAGCTTCAGAAAATCGCATTTTCGGGAAGGACCGGGCTCCAGATTTGTAAAGCCCATCTTCTGCAGGCTGACATGAATGAAACCATTTTTTGTAACGCCTATCCGGCGGACTTTTCTGGCATCACCAGTACAGGTCAGTTTTATATTACTCCCCTTTCTGCTGTAAAAATAAATTTCATCCCAATAAATAGGACCGACAAACTTGAACTTTGTGGCCCGTTCCGGCGTTATGGCCATGGGGAACAGCACATCACCGCTTCCGGTCTGCATCTTCCTGTAGGCCCGGGGCCAAGGATAAAATAATATATTTGATTCTTCACCACCGATCCTTTCTTCCATTAACCGGACAAGCTCTACCGCGAATCCTGAGGAGGTTCCATTGCTTGAAGAATAACTGAAAGGAGGGAGTTCACAGGTCATGACTCTAAGACCGGCAGCAAAAGTCGGGGAAGCACAGCAAACTAAAAAGGCTGCCAAAAGTATACAAACGGCCCTGTTGCTCATGAGGCAGGCTACCCGGTATATTTTGAAAATACAATTATTCTTTAAACACTAACACCTTGCGAATGTCCCGTTGACTCCTGAATTCAACAAGACAAAACGTGTAATCACTGCTTGCAATTTATCCGCAACTACACATAACATGCCAACTTAATTCAGAACATTCACGGAGTCATTTATGCCGCCATTTGAAATCAACAGATTCACGCAGCCGGGTTTCACATTCAACTCCCGCCGCTCTCCGGTATTCGCCACCCGAGGGATGGTTTCCTCCAGCCAGCCCTTGGCTACACAGGCCGGTCTGGAAATCCTGCGGGCAGGCGGCAACGCTGCTGACGCAGCAATCGCAGTGGCCGCAGCCCTGGCAGTTGTGGAGCCGTGCAGCACAGGACTGGGCGGTGATGCGTTTGCGCTTTATTACGATACCGGCAGCAGCAAAGTATCGGCCCTGAACGGCTCAGGCAAATCCGCAA
This window harbors:
- a CDS encoding DUF4405 domain-containing protein, producing MFRKITSLTSFFSIIVLTITSIVLYIVPHGRVAYWADWTLLGLSKDQWGDIHICTGVLFLAASILHIWLNWKPIIAYLRKKAGAANFSSPAFFISLAITLFVAVGALAGLPPMRQVLEFSSSIKMNGELKYGAPPYGHAELSSLAVFCKRTGLDVQKAAESLKNAGVKLASPGETIISIAGKAGITPKELHAIMLKDQPEAVEAAVPAHEPGSTMKSGSAGVTGGGSGIGRMSLEMYCSRNNLDLDTALGILREKGAVVDKSTTIREIAGMLGLSSPREIGALLNP
- a CDS encoding ATP-binding protein; protein product: MELSLRKSHKLPLTLALLALVLLGAGSLYLTWHNLRQMHQTVFEHMLLSARSIARGLDIQLVEGARRMRRPGGPGGPGGPGMRNRRMPEALLPEARELFKEMVAQGDLLYIALYGPDMKPLLVVEQDDIKFDPPVGLFGMIDSMRESSTPVMIGNRPALLYGTIGQPMLLRIYGHSQYRMLPPQSQTTYLLLGLNAEKHLRQFKQYRRAALLQTGYIFLAGFVLWLLAVAYFQRREQGSKLTRLESFQANLLDNMPDGLLTLSTGGTILAANGSAHKLLDSPADKALVGMNWNDFSYESLQKFRRDNVIWEHALLSGKSLEFIFFPYFESMDEKRTMIIIRDRTDIADLEEDLYEARRLASIGSLAAGVAHEIRNPLSSLRGFAQLFADRFHDEPPYGTYATTMLQEADRLNRVVTDLLYLSRPHDLKPEQLDLKDLCDSMQTLMGFDLEHKGAEIDTGLETDTVYADPDGIRQVMLNLLVNSLDAVPQDEGLISISAKESGNGVWINICDNGPGMPEEIRKHALEPFFTDKPKGTGLGLAIVNTIMRGHSGRVTISGHDNSEPRTGTCVKLFFPNPRSEE
- a CDS encoding sigma-54 dependent transcriptional regulator, translating into MSDNTKTALIVDDEPPLRMLIRAVLEGDGWTVHEAASGEQALEMVTGLELNAALIDMRMDGMDGMALLKELNTIFPGLPVIMLTAYGNVNSAVVAMKQGAFDYLTKPADNEELKAVMNKALDYSRLIDENERLKSAAGVGGEMIGSTRGMRNVKELIEQAGPSEATILVLGESGTGKELVAEGLHRASLRADKPLIKVNCAALPADLLESELFGYVKGAFTGANTNKPGRFQLASGGTLFLDEIGEMDPVLQAKILRALQEKVVEPLGSVSPVETDVRIIAATNRDLKKEVEQGNFREDLYYRLSVLEIRIPPLRERIGDLPALAAHLLEKLGRKNNKKVRSVSPAFLDCLARYDWPGNVRELENVLERAIILSRSEILGPELLPPQVRNHVPATAAKPDTEPAQETEDKISSVPGPGPASLDDAERQALIAALEANQHHRERTADALGISRRTLQYKLKKYGLTRR
- a CDS encoding glycine betaine/L-proline ABC transporter ATP-binding protein; the encoded protein is MEKIRVENLYKIFGPTPKKIIPMLEKGATKEEIMKKTRHGVGVNNASFSVDEGEIVVVMGLSGSGKSTLVRCINRLIEPTGGKIFIDGQDISRIGKEELRKVRLEKLGMVFQNFALFPHRTVLKNTEYGLEIGNVDPSERKQKAMEALELVGLGGWADSYPAQLSGGMQQRVGLARALALDPDILLMDEAFSALDPLIRRDMQDELINLQERMQKTIVFISHDLDEALKIGDRIVLMKNGEIVQTGTPEEILTEPADDYVRRFVEDVDITKVLTAESVMKKTEAVAYIKTDGPRAALRKMRKNNISSLFVLNEHHRLIGIVSAAECAGLVENGGKDLRTVMRTEYQSVNPDTPAQELFNIMQDRIAPLPVIDETDKLKGVIVRGALIGALAERGGDNE
- a CDS encoding proline/glycine betaine ABC transporter permease, which encodes MIIPRIPVGDAIETGINFLVDHCSFATKAFSAVLESGLDIIETAMKACPPWLLIILIGLLTWRLAKSKRTAIFSMAGLLLIWNMGLWKATVSTISLVIVSTLLALMIGIPVGILAAMNRYVHKTVMPVLDVMQTMPAFVYLIPAIPFFGLGKVAAIFSTIIFAMPPAIRLTCLGIKQVPEELVECAEAFGSTRWQRLVKLELPIATPTIMAGVNQTVMLALSMVVIAAMIGAKGLGGEVWKAIQRLQMGKGFEAGIGIVIVAMIMDRVLQKIGSGKTGRN
- a CDS encoding glycine betaine ABC transporter substrate-binding protein; this translates as MKRLFTLILAALLVAAFAVPSFAGDKKKVKLAYVEWDCATATTNVIKAVLEERMGYECEIIPVAAAAMWQAVGTGDVDGMATAWLPVTHADYLKRVQKDVVNLGPIVSGAKLGWAVPAYVTVDSIADLNKYADKFDGKIIGIDPGAGLMKLSEDAMAAYGLDKFELMEGSGATMTAALNDAIKNNKWVVVTAWSPHWMFGRWDLKYLKDPKKILGEEETINTVVRKGLKKDMPKVYSFLDKFAWKDAGQLQMVMAWNQEKGADPYENAKRFIRENKAQVDSWLK
- a CDS encoding NifU family protein: MYDKVEAALEKVRPLLQADGGNVELVEVTDKGIAKVRMQGACKGCPMSQITLRNAIERTLLKEIPELKGVEPAE
- the gltX gene encoding glutamate--tRNA ligase — protein: MAKTVTRFAPSPTGHLHIGGARTALFAWLLARHNGGEFVLRIEDTDRQRSTQEYTDAILASMKWLGMDWSGEPVYQSDRFDIYNGYIDRLLEEGKAYWCDCTPEQVDAMREKAMQEKRKPKYDGSCREKNLGPGENRVVRFKAPLDGRTSFTDMIKGPISIENAEMDDMILRRSDGSPTYNLAVVVDDHTMGVTDVLRGDDHVNNTPRQILLYQALGWDIPNFGHVPMILGPDKKKLSKRHGALSVMEYEKMGYLPEAVVNYLVRLGWSHGDQEIFSRDELIKLFNTDSLGNSPSVFDTKKLDWLNSEYIKSKAPAELIEGMRSFLPEDTAAEDAYLEKIIPLLQPRAGNYREMAEMSDFFLTTAANMEYDQAAVTKVFTPEAIEILKELTALIAADAEFSHDSLEAVCKGYLEEKGLKFKAIGQPVRLALCGRTQSPGGLYDLMLVMGKEETVARLERALSLV
- a CDS encoding transporter substrate-binding domain-containing protein; translation: MTCELPPFSYSSSNGTSSGFAVELVRLMEERIGGEESNILFYPWPRAYRKMQTGSGDVLFPMAITPERATKFKFVGPIYWDEIYFYSRKGSNIKLTCTGDARKVRRIGVTKNGFIHVSLQKMGFTNLEPGPSRKCDFLKLVRGRVDLVPMGEKAISQFMHLNSDLNPADYERVGPPVTFVSIYIAFATTVPDGVVARWQAAFDSLKQDGTWLKLKDKYFPQEAVE